The following nucleotide sequence is from uncultured Roseateles sp..
GTACTCAAGCTCCACAGCTTGAAGAAACAGCGCCTTGATTTCGGCCTTGAAGGCAGCCGTCCACAGATGCGGGTTCTCGGCCTTCAGCTGATTGATCAGGTCGATGCCGAAATTGCAGTGCATCGATTCGTCGCGCAGGATGTACTGGTACTGCTCGGCCGCACCGGTCATCTTGTTCTGCCGACCCATGGCCAGGATCTGCGTGAAGCCGACGTAGAAGAACAGCCCTTCCATCAGGCAGGCGAACACGATCAGGCTCTTCAGCAGCGTCTGGTCGTTCTCGGGCGTGCCGGTGTTGAAGTGCGGGTCCATGATCGCGCCGATGAAGGGGATCAGGAACTCGTCCTTGTCGCGTATCGACTTGACTTCGTTGTAGGCGTTGAAGATCTCGGACTCGTCCAGACCCAGCGACTCGACGATGTACTGATAGGCGTGCGTGTGTATCGCTTCTTCAAAGGCCTGGCGCAGCAGGAACTGGCGGCACTCGGGCGCGGTGATGTGGCGGTAGGTGCCCAGCACGATGTTATTGGCGGCCAGCGAATCGGCGGTGACGAAGAAGCCGAGATTGCGCTTGATGATGCGGCGCTCGTCTTCGCTCAGACCGTTCGGGTCTTTCCAGAGCGCGATGTC
It contains:
- a CDS encoding ribonucleotide-diphosphate reductase subunit beta; translated protein: MLVWEEEFKPSQSLNALNAASEPSAPRSAASASANAAFTADANTPVPTISTVLSSASNAAAQSSVEAPVQRRVNAADKRIINGQTDVNQLVPFKYKWAWEKYLATCANHWMPQEVNMSRDIALWKDPNGLSEDERRIIKRNLGFFVTADSLAANNIVLGTYRHITAPECRQFLLRQAFEEAIHTHAYQYIVESLGLDESEIFNAYNEVKSIRDKDEFLIPFIGAIMDPHFNTGTPENDQTLLKSLIVFACLMEGLFFYVGFTQILAMGRQNKMTGAAEQYQYILRDESMHCNFGIDLINQLKAENPHLWTAAFKAEIKALFLQAVELEYRYAEDTMPRGVLGLNASMFKGYLRYIANRRATQIGLEELFPNEENPFPWMSEMIDLKKERNFFETRVIEYQSGGALSWD